From the Buteo buteo chromosome 1, bButBut1.hap1.1, whole genome shotgun sequence genome, one window contains:
- the NDNF gene encoding protein NDNF isoform X1 — MNKPVLLHSLAHQCGTSWRQLLLCVVQPSSGGTLCRCCRMLLLRCPLLLLLLLLLLPLSSRPQKLPTRDEELFQMQIRDKAFFHDSSVIPDGAEISSYLFRDTPKRYFFVVEEDNTPLAVTVTPCDAPLEWKLSVQELPEEASGEGSGEPEPLEQQKQQITNEEGTELFSYKGNDVEYFVSSSSPSGLYQLDLLSTEKDTHFKVYATTTPESDQPYPELPYDPRIDVTSLGRTTVTLAWKPSPTASLLKQPIQYCIVINKEHNFKSLCAVEAKLSSDDAFMMAPKPGLDFSPFDFAHFGFASDNNSGKERGFLKSSSKFGRQTSSKPRVDLHKVCIGNKNIFTVSDLKPDTQYYFDMFAVNTNTNMSTAYVGTFARTKEEAKQKTVELKDGKVTDVFIKRKGAKFLRFAPVSSHQKVTFSVHSCLDAVQIQVRRDGKLLLSQNVEGVRQFQLRGKAKAKYLIRLKGSKKGASMLKILATTRPNKQSFPSLPEDTRIKAFDKLRTCSSVTVAWLGTQERNKFCIYKREVDDNYNEEQKKREQNQCLGPDTRKKSEKVLCKYFHSQNIQKAVTTETIRGLQPGKSYLLDVYVIGHGGHSVKYQSKLVKTRKFC; from the exons ATGAATAAACCGGTGCTTCTCCACAGTCTCGCCCACCAGTGTGGTACAAGCTGGcggcagctcctgctgtgtGTGGTGCAGCCCTCCTCAGGTGGGACTCTCTGTCGTTGCTGTAGGATGCTCCTGCTGCGCtgcccgctgctgctgctgctgctgctgctgctgctgccgctcaGCTCCAGGCCCCAGAAGTTACCTACCAGAGATGAGGAGCTCTTTCAAATGCAGATCCGGgacaaagcattttttcatgATTCATCAGTCATCCCAGATGGAGCCGAAATTAGCAGCTACCTCTTCCGAGACACCCCTAAAAG GTATTTCTTTGTAGTTGAAGAGGACAACACTCCCTTAGCAGTGACGGTGACGCCATGTGATGCGCCTCTGGAGTGGAAACTGAGCGTGCAAGAGCTCCCAGAGGAAGCCAGTGGAGAAGGTTCAG GTGAACCAGAACCTCTTGagcaacagaaacagcagattACTAATGAGGAAGGCACAGAGCTGTTCTCTTACAAAGGCAATGATGTTGAGTACTTTGTGTCCTCTAGTTCCCCATCTGGTTTGTACCAACTAGATCTGCTGTCGACAGAGAAAGatacacattttaaagtgtACGCAACCACTACTCCAGAGTCAGACCAACCTTATCCTGAATTACCTTATGATCCCAGAATCGATGTCACTTCTCTGGGACGTACAACAGTGACGCTGGCATGGAAACCAAGTCCCACCGCCTCCTTACTGAAACAGCCAATTCAGTATTGCATAGTCATCAATAAAGAACACAATTTCAAAAGCCTCTGTGCTGTTGAAGCCAAGCTCAGTTCTGATGATGCCTTCATGATGGCTCCAAAACCAGGTCTGGATTTCAGTCCATTTGACTTTGCCCATTTTGGCTTCGCCTCAGACAACAACTCTGGCAAAGAACGTGGTTTCCTAAAATCATCATCAAAGTTTGGGCGCCAGACGTCCTCAAAGCCAAGAGTTGACCTGCATAAAGTTTGTATCGGGAACAAGAACATCTTCACAGTGTCTGACCTGAAGCCCGATACGCAGTACTACTTTGACATGTTTGCAGTAAATACCAACACTAACATGAGCACCGCATACGTTGGCACCTTTGCCAGAACGAAGGAGGAGGCTAAACAGAAAACAGTCGAACTGAAGGATGGCAAAGTTACAGATGTATTCATCAAGAGAAAGGGAGCCAAATTTCTACGGTTTGCTCCTGTTTCATCTCACCAAAAAGTCACCTTCTCTGTTCATTCGTGCCTGGATGCTGTTCAGATCCAAGTTAGAAGAGATGGAAAACTTCTCTTGTCTCAAAACGTGGAGGGTGTGCGGCAGTTTCAGCTTCggggaaaagcaaaagctaagTATCTCATTAGgctgaaaggaagcaaaaaaggTGCTTCTATGCTGAAGATCCTGGCTACAACAAGGCCTAACAAGCAGTcgtttccttctcttcctgaagATACGCGAATCAAAGCCTTTGACAAACTCCGCACTTGTTCTTCGGTCACGGTGGCGTGGCTGGGCACGCAGGAGAGAAACAAATTCTGCATCTACAAAAGGGAAGTCGATGACAATTACaatgaagagcagaagaaaagagagcagaACCAGTGCTTGGGTccagatacaaggaagaaatcgGAAAAGGTTCTCTGTAAATACTTCCACAGCCAGAACATCCAGAAAGCAGTGACCACAGAGACAATCAGAGGTCTGCAGCCTGGCAAGTCCTACCTGCTGGATGTTTACGTGATAGGGCACGGCGGGCACTCCGTGAAATATCAGAGCAAATTGGTGAAAACGAGGAAGTTCTGTTAG
- the NDNF gene encoding protein NDNF isoform X3, which produces MLCANTRMLLLRCPLLLLLLLLLLPLSSRPQKLPTRDEELFQMQIRDKAFFHDSSVIPDGAEISSYLFRDTPKRYFFVVEEDNTPLAVTVTPCDAPLEWKLSVQELPEEASGEGSGEPEPLEQQKQQITNEEGTELFSYKGNDVEYFVSSSSPSGLYQLDLLSTEKDTHFKVYATTTPESDQPYPELPYDPRIDVTSLGRTTVTLAWKPSPTASLLKQPIQYCIVINKEHNFKSLCAVEAKLSSDDAFMMAPKPGLDFSPFDFAHFGFASDNNSGKERGFLKSSSKFGRQTSSKPRVDLHKVCIGNKNIFTVSDLKPDTQYYFDMFAVNTNTNMSTAYVGTFARTKEEAKQKTVELKDGKVTDVFIKRKGAKFLRFAPVSSHQKVTFSVHSCLDAVQIQVRRDGKLLLSQNVEGVRQFQLRGKAKAKYLIRLKGSKKGASMLKILATTRPNKQSFPSLPEDTRIKAFDKLRTCSSVTVAWLGTQERNKFCIYKREVDDNYNEEQKKREQNQCLGPDTRKKSEKVLCKYFHSQNIQKAVTTETIRGLQPGKSYLLDVYVIGHGGHSVKYQSKLVKTRKFC; this is translated from the exons GATGCTCCTGCTGCGCtgcccgctgctgctgctgctgctgctgctgctgctgccgctcaGCTCCAGGCCCCAGAAGTTACCTACCAGAGATGAGGAGCTCTTTCAAATGCAGATCCGGgacaaagcattttttcatgATTCATCAGTCATCCCAGATGGAGCCGAAATTAGCAGCTACCTCTTCCGAGACACCCCTAAAAG GTATTTCTTTGTAGTTGAAGAGGACAACACTCCCTTAGCAGTGACGGTGACGCCATGTGATGCGCCTCTGGAGTGGAAACTGAGCGTGCAAGAGCTCCCAGAGGAAGCCAGTGGAGAAGGTTCAG GTGAACCAGAACCTCTTGagcaacagaaacagcagattACTAATGAGGAAGGCACAGAGCTGTTCTCTTACAAAGGCAATGATGTTGAGTACTTTGTGTCCTCTAGTTCCCCATCTGGTTTGTACCAACTAGATCTGCTGTCGACAGAGAAAGatacacattttaaagtgtACGCAACCACTACTCCAGAGTCAGACCAACCTTATCCTGAATTACCTTATGATCCCAGAATCGATGTCACTTCTCTGGGACGTACAACAGTGACGCTGGCATGGAAACCAAGTCCCACCGCCTCCTTACTGAAACAGCCAATTCAGTATTGCATAGTCATCAATAAAGAACACAATTTCAAAAGCCTCTGTGCTGTTGAAGCCAAGCTCAGTTCTGATGATGCCTTCATGATGGCTCCAAAACCAGGTCTGGATTTCAGTCCATTTGACTTTGCCCATTTTGGCTTCGCCTCAGACAACAACTCTGGCAAAGAACGTGGTTTCCTAAAATCATCATCAAAGTTTGGGCGCCAGACGTCCTCAAAGCCAAGAGTTGACCTGCATAAAGTTTGTATCGGGAACAAGAACATCTTCACAGTGTCTGACCTGAAGCCCGATACGCAGTACTACTTTGACATGTTTGCAGTAAATACCAACACTAACATGAGCACCGCATACGTTGGCACCTTTGCCAGAACGAAGGAGGAGGCTAAACAGAAAACAGTCGAACTGAAGGATGGCAAAGTTACAGATGTATTCATCAAGAGAAAGGGAGCCAAATTTCTACGGTTTGCTCCTGTTTCATCTCACCAAAAAGTCACCTTCTCTGTTCATTCGTGCCTGGATGCTGTTCAGATCCAAGTTAGAAGAGATGGAAAACTTCTCTTGTCTCAAAACGTGGAGGGTGTGCGGCAGTTTCAGCTTCggggaaaagcaaaagctaagTATCTCATTAGgctgaaaggaagcaaaaaaggTGCTTCTATGCTGAAGATCCTGGCTACAACAAGGCCTAACAAGCAGTcgtttccttctcttcctgaagATACGCGAATCAAAGCCTTTGACAAACTCCGCACTTGTTCTTCGGTCACGGTGGCGTGGCTGGGCACGCAGGAGAGAAACAAATTCTGCATCTACAAAAGGGAAGTCGATGACAATTACaatgaagagcagaagaaaagagagcagaACCAGTGCTTGGGTccagatacaaggaagaaatcgGAAAAGGTTCTCTGTAAATACTTCCACAGCCAGAACATCCAGAAAGCAGTGACCACAGAGACAATCAGAGGTCTGCAGCCTGGCAAGTCCTACCTGCTGGATGTTTACGTGATAGGGCACGGCGGGCACTCCGTGAAATATCAGAGCAAATTGGTGAAAACGAGGAAGTTCTGTTAG
- the NDNF gene encoding protein NDNF isoform X2 — protein sequence MGFLQGLHAHLGHNHRLNSARMLLLRCPLLLLLLLLLLPLSSRPQKLPTRDEELFQMQIRDKAFFHDSSVIPDGAEISSYLFRDTPKRYFFVVEEDNTPLAVTVTPCDAPLEWKLSVQELPEEASGEGSGEPEPLEQQKQQITNEEGTELFSYKGNDVEYFVSSSSPSGLYQLDLLSTEKDTHFKVYATTTPESDQPYPELPYDPRIDVTSLGRTTVTLAWKPSPTASLLKQPIQYCIVINKEHNFKSLCAVEAKLSSDDAFMMAPKPGLDFSPFDFAHFGFASDNNSGKERGFLKSSSKFGRQTSSKPRVDLHKVCIGNKNIFTVSDLKPDTQYYFDMFAVNTNTNMSTAYVGTFARTKEEAKQKTVELKDGKVTDVFIKRKGAKFLRFAPVSSHQKVTFSVHSCLDAVQIQVRRDGKLLLSQNVEGVRQFQLRGKAKAKYLIRLKGSKKGASMLKILATTRPNKQSFPSLPEDTRIKAFDKLRTCSSVTVAWLGTQERNKFCIYKREVDDNYNEEQKKREQNQCLGPDTRKKSEKVLCKYFHSQNIQKAVTTETIRGLQPGKSYLLDVYVIGHGGHSVKYQSKLVKTRKFC from the exons GATGCTCCTGCTGCGCtgcccgctgctgctgctgctgctgctgctgctgctgccgctcaGCTCCAGGCCCCAGAAGTTACCTACCAGAGATGAGGAGCTCTTTCAAATGCAGATCCGGgacaaagcattttttcatgATTCATCAGTCATCCCAGATGGAGCCGAAATTAGCAGCTACCTCTTCCGAGACACCCCTAAAAG GTATTTCTTTGTAGTTGAAGAGGACAACACTCCCTTAGCAGTGACGGTGACGCCATGTGATGCGCCTCTGGAGTGGAAACTGAGCGTGCAAGAGCTCCCAGAGGAAGCCAGTGGAGAAGGTTCAG GTGAACCAGAACCTCTTGagcaacagaaacagcagattACTAATGAGGAAGGCACAGAGCTGTTCTCTTACAAAGGCAATGATGTTGAGTACTTTGTGTCCTCTAGTTCCCCATCTGGTTTGTACCAACTAGATCTGCTGTCGACAGAGAAAGatacacattttaaagtgtACGCAACCACTACTCCAGAGTCAGACCAACCTTATCCTGAATTACCTTATGATCCCAGAATCGATGTCACTTCTCTGGGACGTACAACAGTGACGCTGGCATGGAAACCAAGTCCCACCGCCTCCTTACTGAAACAGCCAATTCAGTATTGCATAGTCATCAATAAAGAACACAATTTCAAAAGCCTCTGTGCTGTTGAAGCCAAGCTCAGTTCTGATGATGCCTTCATGATGGCTCCAAAACCAGGTCTGGATTTCAGTCCATTTGACTTTGCCCATTTTGGCTTCGCCTCAGACAACAACTCTGGCAAAGAACGTGGTTTCCTAAAATCATCATCAAAGTTTGGGCGCCAGACGTCCTCAAAGCCAAGAGTTGACCTGCATAAAGTTTGTATCGGGAACAAGAACATCTTCACAGTGTCTGACCTGAAGCCCGATACGCAGTACTACTTTGACATGTTTGCAGTAAATACCAACACTAACATGAGCACCGCATACGTTGGCACCTTTGCCAGAACGAAGGAGGAGGCTAAACAGAAAACAGTCGAACTGAAGGATGGCAAAGTTACAGATGTATTCATCAAGAGAAAGGGAGCCAAATTTCTACGGTTTGCTCCTGTTTCATCTCACCAAAAAGTCACCTTCTCTGTTCATTCGTGCCTGGATGCTGTTCAGATCCAAGTTAGAAGAGATGGAAAACTTCTCTTGTCTCAAAACGTGGAGGGTGTGCGGCAGTTTCAGCTTCggggaaaagcaaaagctaagTATCTCATTAGgctgaaaggaagcaaaaaaggTGCTTCTATGCTGAAGATCCTGGCTACAACAAGGCCTAACAAGCAGTcgtttccttctcttcctgaagATACGCGAATCAAAGCCTTTGACAAACTCCGCACTTGTTCTTCGGTCACGGTGGCGTGGCTGGGCACGCAGGAGAGAAACAAATTCTGCATCTACAAAAGGGAAGTCGATGACAATTACaatgaagagcagaagaaaagagagcagaACCAGTGCTTGGGTccagatacaaggaagaaatcgGAAAAGGTTCTCTGTAAATACTTCCACAGCCAGAACATCCAGAAAGCAGTGACCACAGAGACAATCAGAGGTCTGCAGCCTGGCAAGTCCTACCTGCTGGATGTTTACGTGATAGGGCACGGCGGGCACTCCGTGAAATATCAGAGCAAATTGGTGAAAACGAGGAAGTTCTGTTAG
- the NDNF gene encoding protein NDNF isoform X4 produces the protein MLLLRCPLLLLLLLLLLPLSSRPQKLPTRDEELFQMQIRDKAFFHDSSVIPDGAEISSYLFRDTPKRYFFVVEEDNTPLAVTVTPCDAPLEWKLSVQELPEEASGEGSGEPEPLEQQKQQITNEEGTELFSYKGNDVEYFVSSSSPSGLYQLDLLSTEKDTHFKVYATTTPESDQPYPELPYDPRIDVTSLGRTTVTLAWKPSPTASLLKQPIQYCIVINKEHNFKSLCAVEAKLSSDDAFMMAPKPGLDFSPFDFAHFGFASDNNSGKERGFLKSSSKFGRQTSSKPRVDLHKVCIGNKNIFTVSDLKPDTQYYFDMFAVNTNTNMSTAYVGTFARTKEEAKQKTVELKDGKVTDVFIKRKGAKFLRFAPVSSHQKVTFSVHSCLDAVQIQVRRDGKLLLSQNVEGVRQFQLRGKAKAKYLIRLKGSKKGASMLKILATTRPNKQSFPSLPEDTRIKAFDKLRTCSSVTVAWLGTQERNKFCIYKREVDDNYNEEQKKREQNQCLGPDTRKKSEKVLCKYFHSQNIQKAVTTETIRGLQPGKSYLLDVYVIGHGGHSVKYQSKLVKTRKFC, from the exons ATGCTCCTGCTGCGCtgcccgctgctgctgctgctgctgctgctgctgctgccgctcaGCTCCAGGCCCCAGAAGTTACCTACCAGAGATGAGGAGCTCTTTCAAATGCAGATCCGGgacaaagcattttttcatgATTCATCAGTCATCCCAGATGGAGCCGAAATTAGCAGCTACCTCTTCCGAGACACCCCTAAAAG GTATTTCTTTGTAGTTGAAGAGGACAACACTCCCTTAGCAGTGACGGTGACGCCATGTGATGCGCCTCTGGAGTGGAAACTGAGCGTGCAAGAGCTCCCAGAGGAAGCCAGTGGAGAAGGTTCAG GTGAACCAGAACCTCTTGagcaacagaaacagcagattACTAATGAGGAAGGCACAGAGCTGTTCTCTTACAAAGGCAATGATGTTGAGTACTTTGTGTCCTCTAGTTCCCCATCTGGTTTGTACCAACTAGATCTGCTGTCGACAGAGAAAGatacacattttaaagtgtACGCAACCACTACTCCAGAGTCAGACCAACCTTATCCTGAATTACCTTATGATCCCAGAATCGATGTCACTTCTCTGGGACGTACAACAGTGACGCTGGCATGGAAACCAAGTCCCACCGCCTCCTTACTGAAACAGCCAATTCAGTATTGCATAGTCATCAATAAAGAACACAATTTCAAAAGCCTCTGTGCTGTTGAAGCCAAGCTCAGTTCTGATGATGCCTTCATGATGGCTCCAAAACCAGGTCTGGATTTCAGTCCATTTGACTTTGCCCATTTTGGCTTCGCCTCAGACAACAACTCTGGCAAAGAACGTGGTTTCCTAAAATCATCATCAAAGTTTGGGCGCCAGACGTCCTCAAAGCCAAGAGTTGACCTGCATAAAGTTTGTATCGGGAACAAGAACATCTTCACAGTGTCTGACCTGAAGCCCGATACGCAGTACTACTTTGACATGTTTGCAGTAAATACCAACACTAACATGAGCACCGCATACGTTGGCACCTTTGCCAGAACGAAGGAGGAGGCTAAACAGAAAACAGTCGAACTGAAGGATGGCAAAGTTACAGATGTATTCATCAAGAGAAAGGGAGCCAAATTTCTACGGTTTGCTCCTGTTTCATCTCACCAAAAAGTCACCTTCTCTGTTCATTCGTGCCTGGATGCTGTTCAGATCCAAGTTAGAAGAGATGGAAAACTTCTCTTGTCTCAAAACGTGGAGGGTGTGCGGCAGTTTCAGCTTCggggaaaagcaaaagctaagTATCTCATTAGgctgaaaggaagcaaaaaaggTGCTTCTATGCTGAAGATCCTGGCTACAACAAGGCCTAACAAGCAGTcgtttccttctcttcctgaagATACGCGAATCAAAGCCTTTGACAAACTCCGCACTTGTTCTTCGGTCACGGTGGCGTGGCTGGGCACGCAGGAGAGAAACAAATTCTGCATCTACAAAAGGGAAGTCGATGACAATTACaatgaagagcagaagaaaagagagcagaACCAGTGCTTGGGTccagatacaaggaagaaatcgGAAAAGGTTCTCTGTAAATACTTCCACAGCCAGAACATCCAGAAAGCAGTGACCACAGAGACAATCAGAGGTCTGCAGCCTGGCAAGTCCTACCTGCTGGATGTTTACGTGATAGGGCACGGCGGGCACTCCGTGAAATATCAGAGCAAATTGGTGAAAACGAGGAAGTTCTGTTAG